A region of the Aphelocoma coerulescens isolate FSJ_1873_10779 chromosome 7, UR_Acoe_1.0, whole genome shotgun sequence genome:
GGTATGTATATTTGTAAACTACTGGCACTGAATTTTAgtattgtatttttcttttgtaagtGGTATTTAAAATCACTATTTATATTCAGATGTATTTAAAATTTCTACTTCTCTAAAGCATGGAAGGTTAAAACCTTTTGAACTCTGAAACCTGTCGTTTTTACTGTGGCTATTTTAGATGAGTAGTGTAATAgttttttgtcttctgtttaCAAACAGTGTAGATTCTTTAGCTTTTCTTCAGTTTATGAAGGATGGGTACAAGCTCAGAATTCTGAGGTTACAATGTCATGCTCACTGGCTTTGGCAGCTTGCatgtttacattttaattttacacTGCATGATTTCTTGATGCTCTTTTGGCACTATTTTTAGACCTCATTGGTTTGTTGCTGTCTCTTTTTAGTTCCCTTTTTTTGACAGATGCATGATACATGGACCTGTGTTTGTAGGCAGTGCTGGTTTTACATCAGGTGTCAGAAAACACTTTGATCCTGGAATAATGAATTCTAACaattgtttttttaattcagagaCCAAAGTATTCTAGTCATTTGGGGTTTCTGTGGGGTCAGATGACTTACATTGTATTGCTTCTTGTTGAGATGTACATTTTAAACACTATTTTACATCAAGTTCTTTTAGCATAGGTATAATTCATATGAAGTAGGTAAAACATGACATTGTCTGCTTGTTTCTTCAGACAGAAAATACATACGAGCATCGGTCTACTACTGTTATATTCTAAATCAAATTGCAGCTGTTTAATAAAGACATACATCTTAGAACCAGTCGAAATGAGCCCTGTCATATGACAGGATGTGAAAGAGTAATAACTTTAGAAATACTTGTTTTTCATGATAACCATTCACTTAATCTCTGAAAGTACCCGAATTGATATGTGATACAGTTTTGTTTCAGGCAACTACATGATTGGCAAGTTTCTTCCAAAATCATTTGTCTAACACAATCAATCTTCCTGTCTAGATGTACAACATTTAAATTCAGAGTTTAATCTGAATATTAACACAgcctttttaaataaaaaaacgcTTTACATGTGAATTTATCATACATGTTATCTCTGTCCATAGTGTCTGATTCCttaaatgctttcttttccttttattcgTAGCACAGCATAAGATTCCACCCAATGCAACACTGATCTTTGAGATTGAACTTTATGCAGTAAATAAGGGACCTCGTAGTGTTGAAGCATTTAATCAAATAGACAAAGATGGTGACAAGAAACTCTCTGAACTTGAGGTAATATGATGTAAAtaatttgaaagaaataatttataaaacTATAGGTGTGGCTGCATCAGTTTTATCTTTAGAtgagctgcctctgctgcagctgaTCATGTACAGTTTCTGTGTGCTTACACAAACTACACTGTGCTGAAGTTTGCTGAAATTTACTTTAATACATTAATAAGTCTCTGACTTCCTGTAGACAAACTGTAGATGTGTCTGCACTGGAATCACAACACATTACTTGTATATACCCTGTGTCCTTGAAGATAGCTGTTGAGTACTGGCATAAAAGTCACAACGAttggacttttttcttttcttctagaTAAGCCAGTATTTAAAGGAAGAATTTGCAAGAGATGGCAAAAAACGTCATCCCTCAGCCCATGATGAAATCTTAGCTgatatatttaagaaaaatgacCATGATGGAGATGGCTTCATATCAGCAAAGGAGTACAATGTCTACCAGCATGATGAACTCTAAGTACTTTAGAATTCAGTGTCCAGAAAACAGccaaagattttttaaataataatacttTGTTacagatttttgtattttttttatagtAGCATCTTTTTATATCTCTCAAGGTGACtgtaaaaatcttatttttaacaTTCAGGTAATAAAACGTGTTAGatgtttcaaaagaaagaaataaaattgaagTACACCATGATCTAATATTAGTGGTTCCTACAACATGTTCCAATCTACAGTATTGCTCAGTAGTCTCTCATTTGGTGAAATACtgatgaaaataattatttctgttctattgagCACACAAAAGTTACAGTAATCTTTAACATAGCTGGAACATAACTGATGAACACTGCACAATATCccataaaataaaaagggaaaagagaatcCCAAGAATATAACTCTCTAAGACCCCTGCAGGCTCCTAGCCTAGCTTCTTGAGGAAATGCCATTTGCAGCAATTAACTATAAAAAGCCTTAAAATAGGTGAACTCTTGTCTATGGAATGataagataaaagcaaaaatgtttttaaagcaaCTTAAAATGACCTCATTGATGTAATACTCACATAAAGACTTTGGTGttgaagaaaaagcagtattttaagTGAGTTTTTAAACTTTGACTTAATAAAATTATCAAGTTAGCCAGTTTATTCATAAGCACCAAGTTAAAAATCTACACTATCATAATTTAATTGAATGAGGTCAAAGATGATGGGAAATACTATATATAAACATAAGTAATTAATTACTTGGTCATCATTCTGGTTTTCCTCTCTGGAAAAATACGAAGAAGTAGCAATAATTAACAGACATAACTTATATCTGTTAACTGTTCTGGCTGTGCAGAACACATTGTAACACTTGTGAAACATACTTCACTCCTCCCACATGAAAAGCAATGGCTGTATTCATTTCAACATGTAATAATCAGATGTACACAGTCAAAGTGGCAGCACAAGTGAAAAAAGCTTCCATACCTGGGTTAtccttgaaataattttaaaaggtatAAAAAGGTTTTTTGCTTTGCCGGTGTAAAACAGTGTGGTGAGAGGTTTAACAGTGCCCTGCCCTACAGCAcacccagtcccagccctggACACAGCTCTCTGGCGTTCCAGCCCTCGACAAGACTCGGTTTCCTGAGGCTGGGATGTACTTGTAAAAGTTCTTCACCCCGGAAGTCTTGTTGGAGTGTGCAGTTCCATTATTTTCATAAGCTTCCaaaacattttctgctttgcagTTTTTTTCTGAGCACATAAAAGAAAGTGAAGAGCAGCTGTGACATAAAATCCAGCCACAGCAGCTGGACTGGCTGGTACTTTTTAATAATCTAAACAAACTTGATATACGGCAACAGCACCCTAATATGAAACTCCCATCCATAGTTTCAGTTGTTCCCTTCTGTAACTGAAACACTAGACTGAGCTAACTTTTAGCATGTTTTTTAATCCGATACTTCAATTAAACATTCATGAAGACACTAAATTATTAACAAATATTCTCATTTAGCCAGTGTAGAGAAAGGCAACATTTTGGGGGTTTAACAACAAGTTTGTGTAAACAACTTTTAAGTTCTAGCATATATTTTGACATTATGAAAATACTATTTAAAAGTATGTTTTTCATTATCATGATGATGAGAAGTTTCTAGGAAAAACAGCAATGTCGGGGAATGCACGTGCATTTTAAAGTAGAAGGTCATTGACTGTGAAGCAAAGAATTTGAAGATAACAGTGTAATAAAATGTTTTGCACTTTCACTGTTTCTCATTTTACAATTTGAATCATATTTACTAACTCTGAAAAGTTTGTGGCACAGTTATGCCCATGTCTGTGACAGCAGGCACTTACCCAGATCAGTTACTTCATTCTCTTATGCCAGAGGTCAAAACAGGGCACAGCATGCAGTCGTACGTATTTTTGTCCATTAAAAGAACATTCCAGGCATCCATAAACTGTCTCCCTTTTAGAACTTCCCATTCCACAAAGGACACAGGGGCCTTTGGGGATGTTGTTATTAAGTAAATTAATTCGGATATGAGAACTGTCTCTGAGATAGCTTGTAGAGAGATCAGTCATGCTTGCAGCTTTTTCATAATAATCTGCAAAAAGGTCCTCCAAGTAAGGATCAGAGTTAGCAATGATTTCCACTACTCCTTTATCTGAAAATGAACGcacaagaaaaagaagcagcGATTTGTTATTACATTATGaactgttgtttaaaaactgTCAGTTTAACTATAGAAATAACAACCGATTCTCAAAACCATGTTAAGCATGCTAATGTAGATTGCTTCCCATGTAAAACCTTGTGTGATGAAAATTTTTCTTCAACTTCACTTAAGGCACTAACAAAAGCCAGAATTTTTTGTATATGACCTGTGCAATTCTATTTTTAGAAATATACCTAAAAGATAGGCCTGAGGTGAGAAAGCGATGCAAAGTCAAATCACAGCTGTGTACTTCTCTGTGTCTATTTTTGCATTTCTAGTTTTATATTCTAAACATTGTAAATCCACTTTTATTTCCtattatttacaaaaaaaatccctctgatACTTAATAGCTTTAGAAAATTCGGAGGACTCCTTGTTAACCTCACAGCAGGTTTCTGAGCATCCAGATATGCCAGGTAGGAACTACctactttttccctctctcttcagGGACTGACTAGATTGAGTGAAGAACTTTTAGGCTGCTACAGCTACTGAGATGTATCTAACCCACTGAAGTATTCCCCTAGTGTGGACTGGAGCAGCACTGAAGGCTTGGTCCATAAAAGTCCTTTGATTGAGAATGGGATACAGTGGAGCACGGACACCTCTACAGAGCAGCCTTTGGGACATGTTTACTGCTCAGCATTTATCTTCACACTCAGATCTGCAGATTTCCAAAGTACTTGGACCGAGGAGTGTTACAAGTTGAAGATCTTGGTCTAAAGCTGCATACAGGGATCTGCATTTTTGTTGGATGTTATGTTCATATTAGAATGAAAAAAGAGGACTATGATGGTATCTTGGCCATGTCCCTGCCATGAGAACATAGTGCTTAAGGAGTACATTCAGTTATATTGTTTGGTATTTAAACTTACAGCTTTTGCCCTCAAATAAATTACTGTAATTATAACTTGTATAATACAAGCTGTAAATGGCAAACACATGAAATAGGTTCAATGTTAAGTTAGCTTTATAATTACTCAATACCAGTTTATCAACAGCCAtaagttttattttaagatCTTTAGAGTTTAATGAACAGATTTGTTATTTCTGAGAGTCAGGTTCTCAAATGTAAATTTTAATAACTATAATCATTTCAATACACTAGAAATCAAGAGCTATATTTTGCatcaaaatttttttctttaaacattcatcttgcacagaaattaaagaaacaaaggaaCACTTTTCATGCATTAAATAAGACATTTGTATATAAATATCAAAAGTCATACTTCGATGAAACAGATTATTCTTTAATCTCCTTAATTTGGTCAGTGAAGATGATCCAGATTTCTCTCTTTCAAATCCTCCTTTTGAAATTGGAGTCACACAGAGTTCtgtaaaaatgaaaagtttTAAAAGGACTAAATATAAAAGCCATAATTGCACAACAGTTTAATATGCTTTCTATAAATTTCTTTCAATAAAGTTAACAGTAATTAAATTTAGCTTTGCTAATGTTTTTAATGGCTAGTACAACTTTTTAATACAAGTCTGCACAGAGTAATAGCCCACAGAATCAAGTAACACAGATCTGATAGGAATTTCTGAATGTTGGTAGCTTTCAATTAAGATCCTCATAGCCTGTTTAGGTTCATACACAAATTATGGTCACGTTAAGGGATTAGGACAAGTCAGTGTCATACAAATGGAAGCCCTGATTCTGAAGGACAAacatttctgtagtctttcttgaaagtagaaatgaaaaatagtaAGCAAGGCTGTGAGTTCTTTACTCACCTCTTCCAATCAACTATTAaaaccttttttattaaataaaaataagtataATCTGTGTTTCTATCCATAACTTGAAAGAAAACCTTTAAAGTAAAATCTTGTTATGccaattttttatttgtttccaaTTACTGCAATTATTTTCTCCTAAATAGCTTTAGATACTTATATGTGCATATGTATCAGACTGAAATTAAAGccccaacagaaaaaaatgttattagTTTAGAAGATCTGTacacttttttctttacttGTGTCTTTGTACTTGCCTATTTTATGCAAAACTGATCAGATAATGTCAGAAGCCTGTTCCTCACCAGCTGGAAATATAACTAAGTGGGGCTTTTTGTTCCATGCAgctgcagaattaaaaaaatacaaagtcatactaacttttaaaaaatgtttccacAGCAAACTATTTTGTAGCACCTGCCTTGTTTATCTTTTCAAGCACTGTTTCTGTCAGAAAGTCAGAATGCTTACGTGCATAAAATTAAGGCATACCATTGTAAGGAATCAGGGATTACGTATATCAAGAGCaataaaacagatttaaaaactTAAATCATTATAAATAATAGCAGTAATGACAGTAATTCACATTACTTACCAAAATTACCATCCAAATGAATATAGAGTTCAAATACACTAAAAGCAATAGTTGTATGTGCAGGAAAAACAATGGCTTTGTCTCGTCCTTTATAATTCTGATCTTCAATTATGTGAAACTATAATTTAGAGAagcatcaaaagaaaaaaagttacaaattgaaatgaataaataaacatAATACTAATCTTAACTGCATACATTGAGAATTATAATACCTGGGGAAACTTTGAAATTGAAGATCAAATTTCACAACTAAAGAATTTTCTATTAACAACTTTGCATTTTAATAACATTTGATACAGAGAGAGTAATTTGCATCACTTACTGAAAATTACGTGAATGATTTATAAATACTAATAAAGAGCAAAGTCAGAAGACGTCTAGGTTTAATTACTCAAACACGTTGAGGGGGAAGCGGGAGGAAGGGCATAAAACAGGGAGTAAGATGCCAGCCCTTCAAATAATAACCTGAAGTCCCAATGTGTTACAGAAGATAACcataataattaaagaaatgttATACATTTCTTAGAAAGAAGTcataaattctgcatttttgCTGAGGCTTTATCCCAAGCAATGGCTCATTGTCTAGCCATCCTTTCATGCAATCCCATCCCTCACTCATATAAGCACTGCTAACAAAAGACCAACTTTTAAATCACTTTACATCAGTGCAATAATATTGATTTACTTCAGATATTTTCAAGTTTACAttataaaaatacaattaaatcAAACAATAAAATTTATAAAAACGAGCTTTTTGTGCTTGATCATTTAAGTTACAGAACTTTGTCAAACATATTTACCCTCATTGTCTCTCCACGCATTCCAGTATGGACAGTTAATGAGCACTGCCTTGTAGTTCGAATACTTTCCATGACCACACACAAAATTTCCATCCTACTTTTTCTTGATTGATGGACTAGACAATGATCaaagtttatttttctaaaatcaagagggaggcaggaaggaaatTCAGACATAATTAGCAGTTTACAAAGCAGCTAAGTAACTTtaaatcaataaataaatcacCATAATGTCTGTTTCACAGCAGTAGAACAACTGACCAAGGAGATCTCTGGAAACCTAATTGTGGTTTTCAGAGTTTGGGAACAGAAGCACTAAAAAATTCAAGGAAAGCCAGTATTGTACAGATGTAAGAGAGGATATCTGGTGCACTCTGGAAAATTCAAAGCCTGTCCATCTGACTCTGGTTTTAGTGCcaataactgaaaaaaaccccttatatTACTTACAAACAATGCTGAACAATCATGAAACAAGTATTTGTTAAAGAATTTCTACAAACAGTGGCAGTTAGTTCTGTATCACTGAATCTTCTTTTCAGGAGGCTAGATTCTCTCTCCTCACCCCAGTTATTAATTATAACATTTGGAGGTTCTAAATAAAGCAGGAAAAGGTAGGCACAGAAAGAGAGGTTACAGATACAGAATGGCATGCACTTCTTGGTAAATAACAACAAGGCAACAATACATATTTGCAAATGCCAAATGTTGCATCATGCGTAGTAAATAATTTACTGGGATGGACTGCTGGGATTCACTGGGATGACATTGTGACCAAGGTACAAtctttgaaatataaaataagaATTACACCTAGAATTAGTCACATATTTCTAGAAGTTTGACATTTGTGCTAGCATCACAGGAGCACCAAGTTCATTTTCACTGTCCACAGCTTTACAAGAATGTTGGTAAAAGAGACTGGGTTTAAAGAAAAGTCACAGAAGATTACAAAAAATAACTTACTTTAGTTTTTGCAGAAAAGGTTCTGTAATAGCTTCATAAAACCTCTAAGTACCTACAGTGACAATAATATATATGGCTCTTGAGCTCATCAAAGGCAAAGAAATCCCATTTCTGAAACCTGAAGTTGGGTAATGCCATTCAAAGTAAATTTCAAATTTTCGATAAAATGGTATAACACAGATGGGAATTTGGATGGACTCTTCCTCTTtgaatgtgtattttttttcttcagagattTACTGTAATTCAAAGAATTCAGAAAAATTATACTGTCTGCATTATACAGAAGGTCATGTGTCTAATCCCAGTGATCCAGCCTGATACTTTTGAAAATATCAGATGATGACTGCTACTGATTGACTTAAAATAATCAAAACCACTTCAGACTTTCAACCTAACAGTATGTAATATAATTATGGAAACAGAAATCAAAACACAGAATACAACCTTGTCGTAAGTTCTTTAAGTAATGTTGGTACTTCAACTTCATGTTTGGTCACTATGCCAAATGAAGCTTTAAAGGCAATAGAATCTGATCCAGCAACATCAAAACCAACATCGTTCATTATCTGATTTCCTCTTTTACCATTAAGCGAAACATCTGATTTGTCTTCGTAGTTGAGCAGCTGGTAAGACGAGACACCTGAGTAGAAGAAGATAACCTTTGTGTGATGAAAAGTCTGAACACAATATTTTCACATAGCAAGAATAAATGGTACCATTCCTACTGTGCTTAGCCATTTTGATGTGAAATTCAGAGCTACACTGAGCACTTCTTTATTGGTGTTACTACTGGTTGATGGAAAGACCACATAAGAGTCAGAGGGTTTCTGTGCCGCTCTCTGCCACAGTTGTGCCCATGTTCCTGGGTTTGATTAGAGCTATTTTCAAATTTCTGTGTTTATCATTATTCTCCCCAAGTACTTCTACCTGTGATGTTGATACTCATAAACTACACATGTAGTGTGTTCTGGCTTTAGTGACAGAGGCTCTGAAACCCAAAATGACTCAGTGGAGGccacacagaaataaaactagGAGCAAAATGAAAGCCACAGTATAAAAAATACTAGGGAATTCTGAATTTTGTCTAGAGGCCATACAAATACCCTAATTTTTCTCGATTTTTGCAATACATGAGTGAGACATGGGTGTGCCAGTAACATTAACTCTGCCTTTTACCTGACTTGTCACATTTAGAAAGACTTACCACACTTTCCATAGATGCCTATTGATTCCAGGGACTATGTCAGTTTATTTTGAAGGAAAACAACAGATTAATTCTGACTTGCTTGACAGCTTGCATTCAATTGTTGTGCAATCCAAAGGTAGGTACCAAAGCATCTCTATAAAAATGTCTTTATAATATTAAATGCATTTCCATTACACTAACAGAAAAAATACTAGAACTCATTGGTTACCACATTAAAATGAACAAAGGGATTTGATTTCCAAATACATCTAAGAATCTGGGGTTGActctattttttgtttttaatccttTGAAGCTTTTAGGATAAAATGACATTATGAAGTCACCTAGTATGAATCCTGTTTGtacttatttttaacaaaaaaaaggttCAGCTATTTTTCATAATTCTTAAAGGATTGCAAACACTTGTCTTTGTCacataaaaaaggaaatttaattaCAAACCCTTTTGCTTGTGTTAAAGGACAATACTTTCTGCACATGGCATTTAACCTTTACAGAAAAGACTAGTAAGGTTTTGTGAGActttttaatgagatttttcaaccttttttcagactttttaatgattttttttttttttttcattcaggaCAAGCCAGCACGCTTTTCCTGAATGTAAGACAGGATTAAAGTTTTTCTTATCATGCTTGTGTCCTGAAATCCCCTCTTGTGGGATCAAGTGGTATTTCTGTCTTCTTGTGCTCATACTAGTTTGTCTTAGTAGGGTTTTTAACTGATGCATTTGTTGTGTAATTAATATCAAAATACTTTTGTCAAAATTGAcgctttcaaaaaaaaatcacacttttGAGAAAACAGAGCATGCAGACATGAATTACACACTTTTCAAAGGAATGTACAGGAAGATATAGACAGTATAGCTCAATTTTGCACCTCCTAATTCTCATAGAATCTCCTCAACATTTATGTTATTGCACAGCAAAGGCAATTTTAAGAGAGTTAAGCTCTTTAAATACACCAAAGAGATTGCAAACATGGAAAAAGTCTTATAAAAATCCAATTACACCAGTCAGATGTAATAGTTGCTGTCAAATGCTTCtggctgtgcagagcccagTTCAGCACTAGGGACTACCACCATGGAAGAGCTGTGGAGCTGAGGCTGTTCTTACACACTTTAAAATGAGTATACAGAGAAGGGTGTACATTTCCAAACAAATATTATGTAGCAACTAATAACATACATCAATACATCCATCAGGAATTTGTGGGTTGTGAAAAAGCAAGGCTTAACTGAATTAGTTTAATACTAGTTCAGAAAATATCAAGACTTTTTAGtataaattactttctttttttactctttttcccagaaagccttttttttccttttttcttaccATTTTGAtttgtactttttttcttaaatatttattacatgactaagcaagaaaaattttatTACCCATTTACAAAGGAAACATCATACTACCTGCACTGTTTAAACTATGTTTATTATGCATTTACtagaaaacacacatttttcactttaaagaaagataaaaatctTACCTGCAGAAATTTCTTTCTCCCCTTGAAGAATGTCTTTTAATGTGAAAGGTGTTGAAgcaaatttagatttttttgaaagtgaacattttctttttttaatcacaaGGCTCAGAGGTTGGTATCTGTCAGCTTCACTgaggctgggcactggaactaATCTTCCTCCATCACCAACCTGTTTAACAAAGTTTTTGGTTGCAGCAGCAAACATATTACGACATTAGTAATGATAGTAATAAAAAGCTCTGTATCAAGTGTAGCTTCCAGTCATCAAGCCCATGTTCAATTCATTTTATATTGTTCTTGCAAACAAATTaatatgctttttttaaaaaaggaaatgtctGTCAAACTGCTTTTTCTTAGGTTGAGTTATATTTCACTTGGAAAGAATCAACAGCATCTTAGCTACTGAATGTCTATGGTGTATTGCTTGAGACTTCTCTCAGAGATCTTCAGTTAAGCTCTCTAATTCTGCATGATGAATAATGAATTACCAGTGTAAACTGAGAGGGAAATGGTGCCCTTTTCTTGGCAGTTTAATTCCACTGTTTGAAATCAAAATTTACtgtcacagaaacagaaaactaACTTCCATAAACCTTAGCTTTCCTCTAGGAGTTATTGGTGTACTGCTGTTTGTTGGGTCCTTGCCGCAGCTGAATTCTGGTGTTTTAGCAACACCCAACAAAGCAGCCCAGCCGTGCTCTGGGAGGCCACTGGAATTACACTTTGATGAACACTGGTCGCTCTGTGAGACGGTGTTGcctttcacagcactggcaTAACCTAGCTGGGAGAGCTCAGCTGGGGACTGAGCACTGTGCTGGGCTGAAGTGTAAGATCAGAGAtggctgggggcaggggggaacAGCAGTGGGCTTTCATCATTTGTTATTAAGCTCCTATGGACTTAGCTGCCTGTGACCCAAGGGCTAGGCTTGAGCTGCATATATTTAGCTCAGACTACTGAAAAACTCATTAAATTGTGAGAATTATGCAAAATAATCAAAGTAAAATTGCAGAAAGAAGTGAGATTATTGAAAGAGGAATTAGGAGCAACTCAAGGATCCAAGATATAAAGCACCAGtgtaaaaagacagaaaattttaaagaaaaaagagagggacAGTAGAGAGCACTGTGGAGGATCTGTGAGAGAGTCAGCAGGAGCTGACCCATCCTCATGTAAACAATGACTTGATTTTCTTACAAGATTGATGAACACAGAACTGGCTAAACCTTGTAGCACTTCTTCCAGAGACTTCCTTTGCAGTTACAGTTGGTAAAGCATCAGCCACAGGCATGTAAAGCTACACTGTAGTAGGAATATTATCCCTGGTTGCCAGGTAACAATTGGTTTGATTGGCTTTTGTTTCTGAAGTAAGGTTTTCATGTGAAAGTATCTAAAGGACTGTTTTTATAACATGAATATTTATTTACTAATTTATCATGTGTCAATACTTCCGTAATAGTTTTAAAGGATCAGAGTAT
Encoded here:
- the PJVK gene encoding pejvakin encodes the protein MFAAATKNFVKQVGDGGRLVPVPSLSEADRYQPLSLVIKKRKCSLSKKSKFASTPFTLKDILQGEKEISAGVSSYQLLNYEDKSDVSLNGKRGNQIMNDVGFDVAGSDSIAFKASFGIVTKHEVEVPTLLKELTTRKINFDHCLVHQSRKSRMEILCVVMESIRTTRQCSLTVHTGMRGETMRFHIIEDQNYKGRDKAIVFPAHTTIAFSVFELYIHLDGNFELCVTPISKGGFEREKSGSSSLTKLRRLKNNLFHRNKGVVEIIANSDPYLEDLFADYYEKAASMTDLSTSYLRDSSHIRINLLNNNIPKGPCVLCGMGSSKRETVYGCLECSFNGQKYVRLHAVPCFDLWHKRMK